From the Hyphomicrobium sp. ghe19 genome, one window contains:
- a CDS encoding helix-turn-helix domain-containing protein, translating into MPQQENFWGQLIKKLREEQGVSQRVLATRTEVGRSALRRLEGGGAPGGIDVIEKLLHYLGYELDAIQRDDLASVLNEQRSREVDKKQLSRIASHRLLKL; encoded by the coding sequence ATGCCGCAACAGGAGAACTTCTGGGGACAGTTGATCAAGAAGCTTCGCGAAGAGCAGGGCGTGTCGCAACGCGTCCTCGCTACCAGAACCGAAGTCGGACGCTCGGCTCTCCGGAGGCTCGAAGGCGGTGGCGCACCGGGCGGCATAGACGTCATCGAGAAGCTGCTGCATTACCTCGGCTACGAACTCGACGCGATCCAGCGTGACGATCTCGCGTCCGTATTGAACGAGCAGCGCTCCAGGGAAGTCGATAAGAAGCAGCTGTCTCGTATAGCGTCGCACCGACTGCTCAAACTTTAA
- a CDS encoding DegT/DnrJ/EryC1/StrS aminotransferase family protein, with protein MSIPFHRPDISQAEIDAVTECLQSGWLTSGRKVKEFEDKFAAYVGAKHAIAVNSATSAALLLLDVQNIGPGDEVIVPSYTFSGPAMMARKLGARVVFADCAPGSHQIDPNEVAAKITDRTKVVMPTHFAGAAADIQKLNRICAAKGVYIIEDAAHAFPTTERWGQKLVGACSDGSLAAFFSFYATKTLATGDGGMITTNDEFLAGRLRQFRMHGMSVPVSDRYTRVGASWQYDIAFDGWKMNMTDIAAAMGIAQLHRADEMHQLRLAIAQQYEEELQGFIGLRLPEIDVDHAAHLYVIRVDRKRDEFIRLMAEQGVQCSVHFIPLHMHTAWAPYAPVYDLPNASAMYHQSISLPIYPSMTPADVSTVCEAVKFALKETKLCFAV; from the coding sequence TTGTCGATCCCGTTCCATCGCCCCGACATCAGTCAAGCCGAGATAGACGCCGTTACCGAGTGTCTGCAGTCGGGCTGGCTGACCAGCGGCCGAAAAGTCAAAGAGTTCGAAGATAAGTTCGCGGCGTACGTCGGTGCTAAGCACGCGATTGCCGTCAACAGCGCGACGAGCGCGGCGCTCCTGCTGCTCGATGTTCAGAACATCGGCCCTGGAGACGAGGTGATCGTCCCGTCCTACACGTTCTCAGGGCCGGCCATGATGGCAAGGAAGCTCGGCGCTCGCGTCGTCTTCGCCGATTGCGCGCCCGGCTCGCATCAGATCGACCCGAACGAAGTCGCAGCCAAGATTACGGACCGGACGAAGGTCGTCATGCCGACGCATTTCGCCGGGGCTGCTGCCGACATCCAGAAGCTCAATCGCATCTGTGCCGCCAAGGGCGTGTACATTATCGAAGACGCAGCCCACGCCTTCCCGACGACGGAGCGCTGGGGGCAGAAGCTCGTCGGAGCGTGCTCGGATGGGTCGCTGGCGGCGTTCTTCTCGTTCTATGCCACGAAGACACTGGCTACCGGCGACGGCGGCATGATCACGACGAACGATGAGTTCCTCGCTGGCCGGCTCCGTCAGTTCCGTATGCACGGCATGAGCGTGCCGGTGTCCGACCGCTATACGCGCGTCGGAGCGAGCTGGCAGTACGACATTGCCTTCGATGGCTGGAAGATGAACATGACGGACATCGCGGCGGCGATGGGCATCGCTCAGCTTCATCGTGCCGACGAGATGCACCAGCTACGCCTCGCCATCGCCCAGCAGTACGAAGAGGAGCTGCAAGGCTTCATTGGTCTTCGTCTTCCGGAGATAGACGTCGACCACGCAGCGCACCTGTACGTGATCCGTGTCGACCGGAAGCGTGATGAGTTCATTCGCCTGATGGCAGAGCAGGGTGTGCAGTGCTCGGTGCACTTCATTCCGCTGCACATGCACACCGCCTGGGCACCGTATGCTCCGGTTTACGATCTGCCGAACGCATCGGCGATGTACCACCAGTCGATCAGCTTGCCGATTTACCCTAGCATGACACCTGCAGATGTCAGCACCGTCTGTGAAGCGGTGAAGTTCGCTCTCAAGGAGACCAAGCTGTGCTTCGCGGTGTAA
- a CDS encoding alpha/beta hydrolase → MAPTAINDGRRKFLAQALGASVAWTLNVPDAGAASKTGKHPAAPSKTEVKSRSGPTKAAKTSLVPFDTAPFPYHGTMPGSAAPFLNVDEGGRKGHRTGSGRVYWEDETYNDNRVLLHIPKGFDIRRPALMMVFFHGHGATLQRDVLERQKVPDQISASNANVVLVAPQLAVDARDSSAGKFWQPGVFGRFIGEAGQQLARMHGDRKSLRTFASMPVIIVAYSGGYVAAASAIERGGLKKRVRGVVLLDSLYGDLDKFARWIEADPSAFFVSVYLGSTRNQNAQFENILAAHDVDVSPEINNRLATGGVAVVPGGDVRHRDLVTHAWVENPIIDILKRLPEYRR, encoded by the coding sequence ATGGCGCCGACGGCGATAAACGACGGGCGACGGAAATTTCTCGCGCAAGCTCTCGGCGCAAGCGTCGCCTGGACGCTGAATGTTCCGGATGCCGGCGCAGCGAGCAAGACCGGCAAGCATCCCGCCGCGCCTTCCAAGACCGAAGTGAAATCGAGAAGCGGCCCGACCAAGGCCGCAAAGACGAGCCTTGTGCCGTTCGATACCGCGCCGTTTCCGTACCATGGAACGATGCCGGGCTCCGCTGCACCGTTTCTGAATGTCGATGAAGGCGGCCGCAAAGGTCATCGCACGGGATCGGGGCGCGTCTATTGGGAAGACGAGACCTACAACGACAATCGCGTGCTGTTGCACATCCCGAAAGGCTTCGATATTCGCCGTCCCGCATTGATGATGGTTTTCTTTCACGGCCACGGCGCAACGCTTCAACGCGACGTTCTCGAGCGCCAGAAAGTGCCGGATCAGATCTCGGCATCGAACGCGAATGTCGTTCTCGTTGCGCCCCAGCTGGCTGTCGATGCACGGGATTCGAGCGCAGGCAAATTCTGGCAGCCTGGCGTCTTCGGGCGTTTCATCGGCGAGGCCGGACAGCAGCTTGCGCGCATGCACGGCGATCGCAAATCGCTCCGCACGTTCGCGAGCATGCCGGTCATCATCGTCGCCTATAGCGGGGGATACGTGGCGGCAGCTTCCGCGATCGAGCGTGGCGGCTTGAAGAAGCGCGTCAGAGGCGTCGTTCTTCTCGATTCACTCTATGGCGATCTCGACAAGTTCGCGCGTTGGATAGAGGCGGATCCGTCGGCCTTCTTCGTCAGCGTCTATCTCGGCTCGACGCGCAACCAGAACGCCCAGTTCGAAAACATTCTCGCAGCCCACGACGTCGACGTCAGCCCCGAGATAAATAACCGCCTTGCGACCGGTGGCGTCGCTGTCGTTCCAGGAGGCGACGTCCGCCACCGCGATCTCGTGACCCATGCCTGGGTCGAGAACCCGATCATCGATATCTTGAAGCGATTGCCCGAATACCGGCGTTGA
- a CDS encoding GNAT family N-acetyltransferase, with product MDISYSRSCANTAAFALLVEGWNELVQDGFTPEGLAVCPVSADCECLYAYSDADDIVGALAFKYDKAQDANVIVLAYVEPSSRKRGVFTALLTELKNRSGGSESSAGRILITVPADNKIGTEVAAKLGSPTTSSFRLWQFG from the coding sequence GTGGACATCTCGTATAGCCGTAGCTGTGCGAACACTGCAGCCTTCGCCCTTCTGGTGGAAGGTTGGAACGAGCTGGTGCAAGACGGTTTCACGCCAGAAGGGCTGGCCGTCTGTCCCGTGTCCGCGGACTGCGAATGCCTCTACGCCTACAGCGATGCCGACGATATCGTCGGGGCTCTCGCTTTCAAATACGACAAGGCGCAGGACGCGAATGTCATCGTCCTCGCCTATGTCGAACCGTCGAGCCGTAAGCGCGGCGTCTTCACGGCACTCCTGACAGAACTGAAGAACCGGTCCGGTGGTAGCGAAAGTTCCGCCGGTCGCATCCTGATCACCGTGCCGGCCGACAACAAAATCGGTACGGAGGTCGCCGCCAAGCTCGGCTCACCGACCACGTCGTCATTCCGCTTGTGGCAGTTCGGGTGA
- a CDS encoding polysaccharide biosynthesis protein, with protein MLRGVNEELALPLLAQRPIVTADSAFHESIRGRRVMVTGAGGSIGSELVLQIAASAPDTLIMVEHSEFNLYEVQATLDNSNLRLDRHALLADVRDQSTMRAIFHKHRPEMVFHAAALKHVPLLENEHNLIEAVRTNVVGTKIVADLCCVYGSDFVLISTDKAVNPSSGMGLTKRVAEVYVHALSQRFPDVRLGQVRFGNVLGSSGSVVPLFRRQIAQGGPVTITDPEMTRYLMTIKEAVTLTLSAADLQQYEPGYGCYVLDMGEPVKIIDLARQLIRQSGLRPGKDIKLQVIGARPGEKLHEELSYAWEKLEATGVEGVRRARPDFNPSKMSPHIEHLLFAAKARDAIEVAKAVSAIVPEFQGQVSY; from the coding sequence GTGCTTCGCGGTGTAAATGAGGAGCTGGCGCTCCCGCTTCTCGCGCAGCGTCCGATCGTAACAGCCGACTCGGCCTTCCACGAAAGTATCCGTGGCCGGCGTGTGATGGTGACCGGAGCCGGTGGCAGCATCGGCTCGGAACTCGTGCTCCAGATCGCAGCATCCGCGCCTGACACGCTGATCATGGTCGAGCACTCGGAGTTCAACCTGTATGAGGTGCAAGCGACCCTTGATAATTCGAATTTGAGATTGGACCGGCACGCGCTTCTTGCTGACGTGCGTGACCAGTCGACGATGCGGGCGATCTTTCATAAGCACCGGCCGGAGATGGTGTTCCACGCCGCTGCGCTGAAGCACGTCCCTCTTTTGGAGAATGAGCATAACCTGATCGAGGCCGTTCGGACGAACGTCGTCGGCACCAAGATCGTCGCCGATCTCTGCTGTGTGTACGGCAGCGATTTTGTGTTGATTTCGACAGATAAGGCTGTGAACCCGTCGTCGGGTATGGGACTGACGAAGCGCGTTGCCGAAGTCTATGTACATGCCCTGAGCCAACGCTTCCCAGACGTTCGCCTCGGTCAGGTCCGCTTCGGCAACGTGCTCGGATCGTCCGGGTCGGTCGTGCCGTTGTTCCGCAGACAGATCGCCCAGGGCGGACCGGTCACGATCACCGATCCCGAGATGACCCGCTACCTGATGACGATCAAGGAAGCCGTCACGCTGACACTGTCAGCCGCCGACCTGCAGCAATACGAACCCGGTTATGGCTGTTACGTGCTCGACATGGGTGAACCGGTGAAGATCATCGATCTCGCCCGGCAGCTGATCCGCCAGTCGGGACTTCGTCCAGGCAAAGACATCAAGCTGCAAGTCATCGGAGCCCGTCCCGGCGAGAAGCTGCACGAGGAGCTGAGCTACGCCTGGGAGAAGCTTGAAGCGACGGGCGTTGAAGGCGTTCGTCGTGCGCGACCTGATTTCAATCCGTCGAAGATGAGCCCGCACATCGAGCACTTGTTGTTCGCAGCGAAGGCGCGTGATGCGATCGAAGTCGCCAAAGCCGTGTCAGCAATCGTTCCCGAATTTCAGGGTCAGGTGTCGTACTGA
- a CDS encoding RNase adapter RapZ: MITLLSFAYKKGVPLVDHVFDCRTIPNPHHVPTLRDLTGRDEPVQHYVTLSAATDEITTQAARRIMEGAEHLAFGCYGGRHRSVAVAELVGRSLKRYGIPHVIVHRELK, translated from the coding sequence ATGATCACCTTGCTCTCATTCGCATACAAAAAGGGCGTCCCGCTCGTCGACCATGTGTTCGACTGCCGGACGATCCCGAACCCGCATCACGTGCCGACACTGCGTGACCTCACAGGCCGAGACGAGCCGGTGCAGCACTACGTTACGCTGTCGGCCGCCACCGATGAAATCACGACGCAAGCTGCTCGCCGCATCATGGAAGGTGCCGAGCATTTGGCGTTCGGATGCTACGGCGGACGGCATCGCTCAGTGGCCGTCGCCGAACTCGTCGGCCGGTCGCTGAAGCGCTACGGCATCCCGCACGTCATCGTTCATCGCGAACTGAAATAG